One Cucumis sativus cultivar 9930 chromosome 1, Cucumber_9930_V3, whole genome shotgun sequence DNA segment encodes these proteins:
- the LOC101212959 gene encoding protein WVD2-like 2 produces the protein MGREPSAVAVIQKPNGVAHDIVHVAPRVAHHDIVHVAPRVPGRNMEAKDYEVKECTEENLIIEKYDEKVEVLSIKSTNVDGEEKYEKSRVEKFGEYKKSSPIGSKSPGNMKGQYTVPQPFTLETEKRGPCAHNIGNDATTTTGVNISPNLQSPSAKKNSQPNSPPSLRKHVQLDKKYHDEEDNWSITSSVATSVKSKVTVGVAPTFRSASRAERRKEFYQKLEEKHQALQAEKSQYEARTKEEQEAAIKQLRKSLIIKANPVPTFYYEGPPPKVELKKLPLTRPKSPNFTRRRSCGDAVNSNIEKGKECGRVKRHSLGSIRTDPTNVMTTPKTKGQISGRNSGSRVKENKETTKTSGAKIPEQRSNLNIAVQS, from the exons ATGGGGAGGGAGCCAAGTGCTGTAGCAGTCATACAAAAGCCAAATGGTGTTGCTCATGACATAGTACACGTTGCGCCGAGAGTTGCTCACCATGACATAGTTCATGTAGCACCGAGAGTCCCTGGTAGAAACATGGAGGCCAAGGACTATGAAGTAAAGGAATGTACTGAAGAAAACTTGATCattgaaaaatatgatgagAAGGTAGAGGTTTTAAGTATCAAAAGCACTAATGTTGATGGTGAGGAGAAATATGAGAAGTCTCGAGTTGAAAAGTTTGGTGAGTACAAGAAGTCAAGCCCAATTGGATCAAAATCTCCAGGAAATATGAAGGGGCAATACACTGTTCCTCAGCCGTTTACATTGGAAACTGAAAAGCGTGGTCCGTGCGCACATAATATTGGAAACGATGCAACTACCACTACTGGTGTCAACATTTCACCAAATCTGCAATCTCCTAGTGCTAAGAAGAACTCTCAG CCAAATTCACCTCCTTCGTTAAGGAAGCATGTGCAGCTGGATAAAAAATACcatgatgaagaagataatTGGTCCATCACTTCCTC TGTTGCTACTTCTGTGAAATCTAAGGTAACGGTCGGTGTTGCTCCAACTTTTCGATCAGCTAGTCGTGCTGAGAGAAGGAAGGAG TTTTACCAAAAGTTGGAAGAGAAACACCAAGCTTTGCAAGCAGAGAAAAGCCAGTATGAAGCCAGAACAAAG GAAGAGCAAGAGGCAGCCATCAAGCAACTGAGGAAGAGCTTAATCATCAAAGCAAACCCAGTGCCTACTTTTTACTATGAGGGACCCCCACCCAAAGTTGAACTCAAAAAG CTGCCACTGACACGACCCAAGTCACCGAATTTTACTAGAAGAAGGAGCTGTGGCGATGCAGTTAACTCAAATATAGAGAAGGGAAAAGAATGTGGTAGAGTGAAACGACACAGCCTTGGAAGCATCAGAACAGACCCGACTAATGTTATGACAACACCAAAAACAAAGGGGCAAATCAGCGGTCGGAATAGCGGTAGCAGGGTGAAGGAGAATAAGGagacaacaaaaacaagtggTGCTAAGATTCCTGAGCAGAGAAGCAATTTGAATATAGCAGTTCAGTCATGA
- the LOC101212719 gene encoding uncharacterized protein LOC101212719, which produces MDKKHLQRVPSSLSSSSSCPSLHESEDELKHMPLAPPQLKNKKRLSKQLSMCETPRDLAWEKRRRQMLRPRNGSTDRDDLTDEDWNELKGFIELGFAFNEEYGHKLCGTLPALDLYFAVNRQLSPSPVSTPQSSASASSSLGGRSSSFESPRSELDTWRVCSPGEDPKQVKAKLRHWAQAVACSVMQSLGEK; this is translated from the exons ATGGATAAGAAACACTTGCAAAGGGTGCCTTCATCCCTATCTTCATCCTCATCGTGCCCGTCTCTCCATGAGTCGGAGGACGAGCTGAAGCACATGCCGTTGGCACCACCGCAGTTGAAGAACAAGAAGCGTTTGTCAAAGCAACTTTCGATGTGCGAGACGCCAAGGGACCTTGCATGGGAGAAGCGACGACGACAGATGCTCCGCCCGAGGAACGGCTCAACAGACAGGGACGACTTGACTGATGAGGACTGGAATGAGCTCAAAGGCTTCATTGAACTAGGTTTTGCATTCAATGAGGAATATGGGCACAAGCTGTGTGGTACATTGCCAGCCCTTGACCTTTACTTTGCCGTCAATCGGCAGCTTTCACCAAGTCCCGTGTCAACGCCCCAGAGCAGCGCCTCGGCGTCATCGTCACTTGGTGGAAGGTCTTCATCTTTTGAAAGCCCCAGGAGTGAGCTTGATACATGGAGGGTTTGTAGCCCAG GCGAAGACCCAAAGCAAGTGAAGGCAAAATTAAGACACTGGGCTCAAGCTGTGGCATGTTCAGTAATGCAATCgttgggagaaaaataa